In Phycisphaerae bacterium RAS2, the DNA window GGCAGTATTCTTCGAAAAGCGCACGTGACCAGACTCGACCTGCCTCGTAGATCAACTTGTGTGAATCGACGGCTTCAGGCACTTTGAACGTTCTTTGAGCATGTAGCTGCTATTGTAATACGCCGCTGGTTTTTTTTTTGACCGGACCAAGCAGTCACTTCGACAATGCAATGACCGCGCCGACATAACCTGCGATGCCCAATAGTGTAAGAACGTGAATCAAAAAGCTTCTTCTTGCGGTTCGTTGAAGTAACTGCCGCATGATGAGTAGCCCAACTAATGCCCATGTTGCACAAATACACACTGAAACAGCAACAAGTTCAATTCCTCCTTCAAAAAGACAAATAAGCACGGCAATCCAATTCAGGCCTGGAATGAGCAAAATTATCCAAGCTGCAATCGGGATGGGGCGGTAGACTCCCAAATTCAACAAGCCGCACTTCTGTGCCAATGCGACTGTCAGAAATACCAGAATTGGCAATGAATATGACCTTCCCCCCAGAAACTGATCCAGGTCCTGAGTTAGGATTGGGGCTTGGATCAAGGAGGAAGGGTCATGAGCAGGAAGCGATTCAAGGCGGAGGAGATCGTCAACAAGCTTCGTGAGGCGGATGTGTTGATTGCTCAGGGTCGATCGGTGGCGCAGGCGAGCAAGCAGATCGGCGTGGCAGAGCAGACGTATTACCGTTGGCGGAAGGAGTACGGCGGGTTGAAGGCTGACCAGGCGAAGCGGCTCAAGGAGCTGGAGCGAGAGAATGCCCGGCTGAAGCGGTTGGTGGCCGATGCGGAGTTGGACAAGGCGATCCTTCGGGAGGCGGCCCGCCCAAACTTCTAAGCCCGCAGCAGAAGCGTCAGGTGGTCGAGGAGGTGGTGGAGCACCTGGGCATCTCCGAGCGGCGGGCGTGCAAGGCGCTGGGTCAGTCTCGCGCGACGCAGCGGTACTTACCGTTGGTTCATGAGGATGAGGACAAGTTGACGCAGCGGATCATCGAGCTGGCGGCGGTGTACGGTCGATACGGGACACCGCGGATCACCGGCTTGATCCGGAACGAAGGGATGCAGGTGAATCACAAGCGGGTCGAGCGAATCTGGAAGGCCGCCGGGCTGAAGGTGCCGAAGAAGCAGCCCCGACGGGGCCGCATGTGGTTGAATGATGGCTCGTGTGTTCGGCTTCGGCCGGAGCACAAGGATCACGTCTGGGCGTATGACTTTGTGCAGGCGTGGACGCATGACGGCCGGCCGTTTCGGATGTTGACGCTGGTGGATGAGTACACGCGGGAGTGCCTGGCGATTGACGTGGCGAGAAGGTTGCGATCGGATGATGTGCTGGAGCGGCTGGCGTGGTTGTTTGCGACGCGGGGTGTGCCGGGGCATCTGCGGAGCGACAATGGTCCGGAGTTCACGGCGAAGGTGGTTCGCGAGTGGCTGGCCCGAGTCGGCGTGAAGACGCTGTTCATCGAGCCGGGAAGCCCCTGGGAGAACGGCTACGTGGAGAGTTTTAACGGGAAGCTGAGCGATGAGTTGCTGAATGGCGAGATCTTCTACACGTTGAAAGAGGCGAAGGTCTTGATTGAGCGCTGGCGGGTTCATTCCAACACGGTTCGGCCGCACAGTGCGTTGGGCTATCGGCCGCCGGCCCCTGAGGCCCGAATGAGCGCGCCGCTGTGGGCAGGCTCCGCTCCGTTCGCTCCGCTCACTGCGCTCCGCCCGCCCACAGCGTGTGCTGTGAACGGTGTTGGACTAACATAACAGGTGGACTAAACCGTGGGGGAAGGTCAAATACCTGTAGTAATAAAAGCCGAATTTGTTCGGTAATCTGGAATCTACTCTCCCCTCTTCGCTGGGAACACGATCTCCTTGTAAGCATTCGCGGCGCTGTGGCAACAAGTTCCCAGCAGAAACGCCTCCCATTGGCAACTTCTCAACCGTTAATTGCTGTAGCATCGAGTGCAATGCAGTCAACATTGACCCCACTCCTGAATACCGGCGGCTCGGCGAATGACAGGCCCGCGAATAAAGCTCGTCCCAAAGCGGCCCCTTTTTGAGCCGATCCCGGCAGTCGCTCGGCTTTTGCACGCCAAAGGGCCTATGGCCGGCCAGCATTTCGAAGAGCATGATTCCAAGTGAGAAAACATCCGACGACTTGCCGGCAGGATGTCCGTCACATAGTTCCGGCGCCATGTAGGCCAGCGTGCCCACGATTCTCGACGCGGCGTCGGCGGTCATCGACGCGCTTTGCACCATCGACTGACTGATCTCGGCAGCGTTCAGATTGCGCGACAGGCCGAAGTCACTGATGTGCGCGCGGCCCGCCTCATCGAGCAGAATATTGCTCGGTTTCAGATCGCGATGGATGATGCCCTTGTCATGGGCTTCGGAAAGCGCCGACAGGATGTCGGTCAGGATTTGCTCGACGCGATCTTCGGGCAGGCCGTTGGGATTCGCCGCGATCAGGTCCTTTAGCGTGCCGCCGGAGTAGTGCGGCATGACCACATAGGGGATTTCCGCGAAGCGCGTGTCGCTGTCGATGATCGGAACAATTCGTTCGTGCTTGAGAGGCGGCAGTTTCGCTTCGCTGGCAAGCTGTTTGCGAAACTCGGGATCGATGACGATCTTGATCGCGACCTCTCGATGCTCCTGTTCATGGTGAAAGGCCTTCCATACCTCAGCGAAGCCGCCCCGGCCGATCAGCTCGCGCAGGATGTAATTCCCGAAGCGTGCCCCGGCTGCGATGGCGGTCGAGATCAGGGATTCAGCCATATCAGGCCTCGATTTGGACGATGACGCCAGTATAAGCGATAGGGGTGTCCCTTTTTCCAGACGAATTCAGACAAATGGGCCGGCCAAAGGACAGTAAAAAAGCGAAAGCCGATCACCCTTCGATGGCCGGCTCGAACGGGCGCACGAAACCGACTGGGAGCAATTGCGGGGCAACGGTAAAAAAGGAGAGAGCCGGGCATCTCGCGATGACCGGCTCGAATTCGCGCAAAGAAAAAACCCGCGGGGTGACCGCGGGTTTTTTCATAAAAGCTGGCACTGACCTACTCTCGCCCGGTAGGACTACCATCGGCCCCAAGGACTTCACTACTGAGTTCGGAATGGGATCAGGTGTTTCCCCTTGGGCTTGGGCACCAGCAAAGGATCGCCGGACCTGTCGGCCCGACGAACCTGTTATCCTTAGAACCGCGGGAGCGTTTCCAGACAAACGACGACTTTAACATCACCGAGAACTTTCCTCTGCCTCCCACGGGTCAGGTACAAATGGAGAATAGAGTGGACATGCGGAGCGGCCGAATCTCGAAGATCCTTGCCGAACGTACGACTTTGATGTCGGGAGACACGGGCCGGCGATTTGAGTCGCCGACGTCGCAACAGCCCGTCATCAATGTGATCAAGCAATCGACCATTAGTACCGGTTAGCTGAAGCCATCTCTGGCCTTACACGCCCGGCCTATCAACCTCGTGGTCTACGAGGGGTCTCACGTCTCCGAAGAGACATCCAGATCTAATCTTCGGGGGGGCTTCACGCTTAGATGCTTTCAGCGTTTATCCTTTCGCAACGTAGCTACCCAGCGGTGCCCTTAGCAGGACAACTGGTGCACTAGGGGTTGCTACAACCCAATCCTCTCGTACTAAGGTTGTCTCCCGTCAAATCTGGTGCGCCCACGACAGATAGGGACCGACCTGGCTCACGCCGGTCTGAACCCAGCTCGCGTACCGCTTTAATCGGCGAACAGCCGAACCCTTGGGACCGCCTTCAGCCCCAGGATGCGATGGGCCGACATCGAGGTGCCAAACCTCCACGCCGCTATGGACGCTCGGTGGAGATCAGCCTGTTATCCCCGGAGTACCTTTTGTCCGATGAGCGATAGCCCTTCCACACGGGACTACCGGATCACTAGGGCCTGCTTTCGCATCTGCTGGTCATGTCTGACTCGCAGTTAAGCCGGCTTATACCCTTGCGCTCTGCGCACGATTGCCAACCGTGCTGAGCCGACCATTGCACTCCTCCGGTACTTTTTGGGAGGAGACCGCCCCAGTCAAACTGCCCACCTAACAATGTCCCCCGCCCGGCTTCACGGGTCGAGGTGAGGAGACGAATAATACAAGGGTGGTATTTCAACGATGGCTCCCCAGCAGCCGAAACCGCTGGATCAAAGCCTCCCACCTATCCTACGCATGTGTTAACCGGCTCCACTATCAGGCTACAGTAAAGGTTCACGGGGTCTTTCCGTCTTGCCGCGGGTATGTGGTATCTTCACCACAAGTCCTATTTCACCGAGTCGGTCCTTGAGACAGTGCAGCAGTCGTTTCGCCATTCATGCGCGTCGGAACTTACCCGACAAGGAACTTCGCTACCTTAGGACCCTCATAGTTAGGGCCGCCGTTTACGGGTGCTTCGGTCGCCAGCTTCAGGGGCGAACCCCTTGACCGCCTTCCTTAACATTCCCGCACCGAGCAGGCGTCAGTCTCTATACGTCCTCTTGCGAGTTTGCAGAGACCTGTGTTTTTGATAAACAGTCGCCGCTGCCGTTTCTCTGCGCCCTCTGCGCGTATTGCTACAAGCAGAAGGGACCCCTTCTCCCTGAGTTACGGGGTTAATTTGCCTAGTTCCTTAAGGACCGTTCTCTCGAGCGCCTGAGGATACTCTCCTCGCCTACCTGTGTCAGTTTTAGTACGGGTCCGTACATCGTCCACGTACGCTTTTCTCGGTTCCGTCTAACCACACTTCAGCAACAAATCGGCCTCGCCCTCTCGGGCACCCTCGAACCTAATCGTGGGCTGTGGATCGACCAAACGCACGCACGCTTCGACCTCTGCACGGAGTGCAGGAATATTAACCTGCTGTCCATCGGCTACGCCTTTCGGCCTGGCCTTAGGGTCCGACTAACCCTGGGCGGATTTACCTTCCCCAGGAAACCTTAGGCTTACGGCGTGAGGGATTTTCACCCTCATTATCGTTACTCAAACCGGCATACTCACCTGATAGGCCCAGCAGCGCTCCTTGCGGTACGCCTTGTATCTGCCTATCAGCGCTCCCCTACCCCGCATAGAGACTCGCGTCTCTATGCAGCCGCAGCTTCGGTTGATGTCTTAGTCCCGTTCATTATCGGTGCCGGATTTCTCGACGGGTAAGCTATTACGCACTTTTTAAATGGTGGCTGCTTCTAAGCCAACATCCCCGCTGTCTGTGAAATCCAACTTCCTTACGCACTTAGACATCATTCGGGACCTTAGCTGACGGTCTGGGTTGTTTCCCTTTTGACCGTGGACATTATCACCCACAGTCTTTTTCCCAGGATAGTCATCACGGTATTCGGAGTTTGATTGGAGGCGGTAGCCTGGTGGGCCCCACGATCCATTCAGTAGCTCTACCCCCGTGATGTAGTTTCCTAAGACACGCCCTCAAGCGTTTTCGGGGAGAACCAGCTATCTCTGCGTTTGATTAGACTTTTACTCCTCCCCACAGGTCATGCCAGAACTTTTCAACGTTCACGGCTTCGAACCTCCGCGCCCGGTTAGGGGCGCTTCATTCTGCCCATAGGTAGATCACGCAGTTTCGGGTCTACCCCCTGCGACTCATTCGCCCTATTCAGACTCGCTTTCGCTACGGCTCCACCGCGTGCGCGGTTTAGCCTTGCCACAGAGGAGTAACTCGCCGGTCCATTATGCAAAAGGTACGCCATCGACCATTCCCCTTGCGGGGTATAGGTCTTTGACTGCTTGTAGATGCATGGTTTCAGGTTCTTTTTACTCCGCTTATTGCGGTTCTTTTCACCTTTCAGTCGCCTTACTTGTTCTCTATCGGTCGTCCACGAGTACTTAGCCTTGGAGGGTGGGCCCCCCGGCTTCACGCGGAGTTTCACGGCATCCGCGCTACTCTGGGAATCCTCTCAACGGAGAGCATCGATCGTCGCGTACGGGACTGTCACCCTGTGTTGTCAGCCTTTCCAGACTGTTCCGCTGATCGCGCTTTTGTAACTCCTCGAGGCCCCGCAACCCCAGTCCGAAGACTGGTTTGGGCTATATCCGCGTTCGCTCGCCGCTACTGACGGAGTCTCGGTTGATTTCCTTTCCTCCAGGTACTGAGATGTTTCAGTTCCCTGGGTAGGCTCCACGACACTATGCATTCATGCCGCGGTCACGCCGCCTGTTCAGCGGCGTGGGGTTTCCCCATTCAGACATCTCCGGATCAACGCTTGTTTGCCAACTCCCCGGAGCTTATCGCAGGCTGCCACGTCTTTCTTCGCCTGTGGACGCCTAGGCATCCACCATGCACCCTTATGTAGCTTGACCACATTGATGACACGCTGTCAAAACCGTGACACCACGCTCCCTTGCGGAACCGCCGTGCCCCGACTCATCCCTCGTGCCGCCAACCTGGCCAGCCGCCGTCGGCGCTCTATTGTCTTTCACCCCACCTGAAAAACCTTCCGAGTCGATCGCTTGCGCGATCGGCCCCTGGGCCTCTCCGATGGACCGAAATCCAACAGAACAATAAGGATCTTGTGATTCGGATTACTCTCACATATCCACTCTATTCAATTGTCAAAGAGCATCGAGTCTGCCAACAACCGGCCTGCGTATCCGCCGACCTGCCGCCGCAGCACCCGGCGACACGCTTTCCACCGAAAGCCCGTCGCCCGACGCTGCCTACCCGATCTTCACTTGTCACTGCAGCGGTCCAACGTCAACCGCCCGATTCCTTCACTGGAGCCGACCGGGATCGAACCGGCAACCCCTAGCTTGCAAAGCTAGTGCTCTCCCAATTGAGCTACGGCCCCGATCTCTTCCGGACCGCCCGGTCCGACTTCCGCCGGACCGTTTCGCTCGTCGGTCTGCACAACTCGGCAAGCCGCTCGATATTGGGCCCGACAAGATTCGAACTTGTGACCTCGTCCTTATCAGGGACGCGCTCTAACCAACTGAGCTACGAGCCCGAACTTTGTCGCCCTTCACTCCGTCGGGCACTTGACTCCGCCCACTTCCGTCACTGACCGGCGACAAAAAAGCCACCGACGATTGCGGTGGCTCGGAGAAACCGTTGCCTACCTCACTCTTCGTCGATGCCGTCAAACTCGCGTGTCGGCGTTTGCGTTCAGTTCGCTGTCTCCGCCTTTCTCGTCATGGCCGATTCGCTACGAATCAACCGTCCTGCGTTTGCGATTCGCAGCACAGTAATGTAGCGGGACGGCGCACCCTGTCAACCGCCAATTTCATGCGATTTTAATGGCTTTTCATGCAGCCACAACCTTATTCCAATCCACCACTTACAGCAATCCAGCGGGGTGGCTTTTCCAAAGCCGCCTCCTGATTTTTTTCGACCGATTCCAGCCCCAAACTCCAGTTCTTCCCGGGGTCATGTTCCTCTTCCAGCGATCCGCGCGGCTGGCCTTCCCAATACGATGTTCTGTCTAATTTCAGCCCACGAATTTCCTCGTCTGCCCGCCCGCCGCCAATTCCACGGATTGTGATATACTACCCGGCTCGGCCCAGCCGCCTGATCGGCCGGCCGAACCCGACGGAAACACTGTATTTCGCAACGTAATTACGCATCGCCGAGAAGACTCTGGAGGATACGCAGTCGTGAGAAAGACCAAGGACATCAAACGCAAGCGCAAACTGGCCGCCATCGAGTATCGCAAGGGCAACAAGACGGAAGCCTACAAGATGTACGCCGAGGCGAAGAAGGAGATTGACGAACTCCGCGGCCGCAACAAGCCCGCCCCCGCCGCAGCAGCCGCCGGCGAAGCCGAAGCCAAGGCCGAGTGAGTAGCTTGCCGATCGAAACAGGATTGAAGTTTGCGATGGTGAAGCCTACGGATTGAAAACCGTAGGCTTCCTCGCTTCCTAGAAGTGCCTACGGCACGAGGGCGTCTACAAACCCCGCCGCGTCCAGACCGTCAATAAACGTGTCGCTGTTCATGTCGCCGTTGGAGATCGGGCAGCAACTGTTCGCCGCCGCGTAGCCGATCGGATCGAGCAGCGCATCGACAAACGGCCCCACGTCCCCCAGCGTCACCAATCCATCGCAGTTCATGTCCCCAAGCGGAGCCGGCACAGCCGGGCCGAGCGAGCCGTTCGCGCGGACATTCTGCACGAAAACATCCTGCCCGCCGCCGCTGGCGCCGTCGGACCACACCAGCTTGCTCATGCCGCAATCGTCCATCGCCACGTCGAGCCGGTTCTTCCCGCTCGGGCGCGTCGACGCAAGCAACGGCGAACCCGACCAATCGTGCGCGCCGCTCGAATCAAGCCGCGCGGACTTCACGACGGCCGTTCCGCCGCCGGTGTCCTCAAACCAGTGCGTGATGCAGCCGCCGCCGAATGCGACGGTGCGGTCAAATCCTTCCTGCGACGCGTCCATCGCCGAGAGCACGGCGCCGTCGTCGGTCCATTGCCTCGCGCCGACCTCGTCAAACCGCTGCGCCCGCACGCCCCACATGTTCTGCGTCGGGCTGGACGACTCCACCGTGCTAAGAAAAATCTCGTTCGCGGCGGCGTCATACGCAACACTCGCCGAGATGCGAATGCGCCCGGCCGTCACGCCGGTCGAAGCGACGCCGTTGTGCGGGAACAGTTCATTCCCCGCGGCGTCGACATGCTGCACGTAAGCGTTTCGCGAGCCGCCGTTCTCATACCAGCTGAAGATCGCGCCACCCGCACCGTCGGGCAGGAACGGCGGAAACGTCGCATTCTGCAACGATGTGCCGTCGAAAACGATGCGCGGGCTGCCGCCGTTCCACATCGGCGTGCCGGCGGCGTCATACTTCTGTGCATACAAGTGCTTGTTGCTGGTGATGCAGTTCGTGCCGCCGCAGCGCACCCACAAGGCGATGACGCTGCCGTTGTCGCCGGGTTGCAGATCGGCGAGCAACAGTCTGCGCGACGCCTCGGTGATGGACACGCCGCCCGGCCCCCATTGCAGCGCCCCGTTGGCATCCAGTTTGTGGAGGATCAATCCGGCGCCTTCGCTCCAACCGACAATCGTGTAACCGTCGGTCGTGACCGCGACGCGCGGGCTGTGGCTGTCGGTGGTATTGAACACCACGCCGCTGGCGCCCCAAAGCTTGTTTCCGGCGGGATCGATTTTCTGCACCGCGAGCGATGAAAAGTTCACCAGTCCATAGGCGAGCACGGCGTTGTCATCAGCATCAACGGCCAGGCCGTAATCCTCGGTCGAACTGACCGAGCGGTCGGCGATCTCGTTTCCGTTGGCGGTCCATTGCGGGACACCGGCCACGTCAAGCCGCTGGAGGTACACGTCGTACCCACCGGTGCGGTTGTCGAACCAGCTCACGTAGCTCGCGCCGCCGGCGGCGTTGCGAATCTTCGGCTGCACCTGGTCACCCGATGCGGTGCAGACAGGCGTATTAGCCGACGGATCGGTGGTCCACTGCCCGCGCGCCGCCGAGACCGGAAACACCGCCGCGCAGACCAAAGCCGCCGAGAACGAACGAACAAACGATGATGTCATGAGACCCCTCCATGCGTCGCGCGCTCGCCTGCGCCCGCGCAAGAATACTAAGGGAACATCGTACCACATTGGGCTTGGCAATTCAGCGGGTTTGCATCCAGGCTTG includes these proteins:
- a CDS encoding Integrase core domain protein, coding for MEHLGISERRACKALGQSRATQRYLPLVHEDEDKLTQRIIELAAVYGRYGTPRITGLIRNEGMQVNHKRVERIWKAAGLKVPKKQPRRGRMWLNDGSCVRLRPEHKDHVWAYDFVQAWTHDGRPFRMLTLVDEYTRECLAIDVARRLRSDDVLERLAWLFATRGVPGHLRSDNGPEFTAKVVREWLARVGVKTLFIEPGSPWENGYVESFNGKLSDELLNGEIFYTLKEAKVLIERWRVHSNTVRPHSALGYRPPAPEARMSAPLWAGSAPFAPLTALRPPTACAVNGVGLT
- the pknB_8 gene encoding Serine/threonine-protein kinase PknB — translated: MAESLISTAIAAGARFGNYILRELIGRGGFAEVWKAFHHEQEHREVAIKIVIDPEFRKQLASEAKLPPLKHERIVPIIDSDTRFAEIPYVVMPHYSGGTLKDLIAANPNGLPEDRVEQILTDILSALSEAHDKGIIHRDLKPSNILLDEAGRAHISDFGLSRNLNAAEISQSMVQSASMTADAASRIVGTLAYMAPELCDGHPAGKSSDVFSLGIMLFEMLAGHRPFGVQKPSDCRDRLKKGPLWDELYSRACHSPSRRYSGVGSMLTALHSMLQQLTVEKLPMGGVSAGNLLPQRRECLQGDRVPSEEGRVDSRLPNKFGFYYYRYLTFPHGLVHLLC
- a CDS encoding Transposase, translating into MSRKRFKAEEIVNKLREADVLIAQGRSVAQASKQIGVAEQTYYRWRKEYGGLKADQAKRLKELERENARLKRLVADAELDKAILREAARPNF